The following are encoded together in the Salvia hispanica cultivar TCC Black 2014 chromosome 6, UniMelb_Shisp_WGS_1.0, whole genome shotgun sequence genome:
- the LOC125193328 gene encoding probable disease resistance protein At1g58390 isoform X2 translates to MAAAFAALVSLQNDLCLIYDHPNYTFEEEQINSLWDIVWFLIDFMESYDNSHGARRETAEALEMRIACAAQVAKDVIEAHMVHQIRCGNTQSSRFLLDLHKATQGMDYMRRKASIVSSQSGLLEPSKNSLSSPSTKSTPLLSSSMVGFDDIVLPLLHLLTRGPLSRRVIPIEGMGGIGKTTLAINAFQHPYIVQHFDVCLWATISQEYSIHKILSQLLSCLKRSTSGTVDEMRERLYKSLFGQRYLIVLDDLWNLKAWDDMNVKSLFPDTNNGSRVVVTTRLADVAYDLGDYSVAMSFLDEDNSWLLFCQNAFAEQQGCPPELEETAKKIVSRCKGLPLAIVVIGGHLRKSPTALAYWENVAQSILYSTGNYEQCLNVLSLSYRYLPAHLKPCFLLLGAFPEDEQIYAEDVLKLWIAEGFIQHCDDFSLEEVAADYLWDLHLRNLIIMDWLDYKGDISVFKVHDIVRELCLQTAKKDEFLSVFETSGGITRERRVLINGEVNHETINNLNDLKLLRTLSNVFMTFIIIAPYGIWEMVQLRQIEVNMICLIDPLGLDEANRMVMRNLYTLFKVENFRLSEEACKRIPNVRRLELSYCDEVSWYYCPRNLGCLSQLQSLALKFDGNSKWREFATNLTFASSLLSLSLIGCGVDWEELTMMVGSLPHLEKLLLRKNSVIGSVWTPVEGKFCHLKSLTINACGDLVCWNADNSHFPVLEQLHLENLCKLIEFPSGIGEIATLEDIVLKFCSASSSISAMRTLVEQEELGNESLQLIVCFRGNVEAVESFKKEVEEEGLTSSTNLSLHFRTSK, encoded by the exons ATGGCAGCAGCTTTCGCAGCTCTAGTTTCTCTTCAAAATGATCTCTGCCTCATCTACGATCACCCCAACTATACCTTTGAGGAAGAACAGATTAACTCCCTTTGGGATATTGTCTGGTTCCTGATCGATTTCATGGAAAGCTACGACAATTCCCATGGTGCCAGAAGAGAAACAGCAGAAGCTTTAGAGATGCGAATCGCATGCGCAGCTCAAGTGGCAAAAGATGTGATCGAAGCACATATGGTCCATCAGATCCGTTGTGGAAATACGCAATCATCTCGTTTCCTGCTGGATCTGCACAAAGCAACCCAAGGAATGGATTACATGAGAAGAAAGGCATCAATCGTCAGTTCGCAAAGTGGATTGTTGGAGCCCTCCAAAAATTCATTATCATCACCGTCCACGAAGTCAACGCCTCTTCTAAGCTCTTCCATGGTCGGATTTGATGATATCGTACTTCCACTTCTGCATCTTCTCACCAGAGGTCCCTTGAGTCGAAGAGTCATCCCCATCGAAGGCATGGGTGGAATTGGTAAGACTACTCTTGCCATAAATGCATTTCAACATCCATATATAGTGCAACACTTTGATGTTTGCCTTTGGGCAACAATATCTCAAGAGTATAGCATTCACAAAATCTTGTCACAACTCTTGTCTTGTCTGAAACGATCCACTAGTGGAACTGTTGATGAGATGCGAGAAAGGTTATACAAGAGTTTATTCGGACAAAGGTATTTGATTGTTCTAGATGATTTGTGGAACCTCAAAGCCTGGGATGATATGAATGTTAAATCCTTGTTTCCGGATACAAACAATGGAAGCCGAGTAGTGGTGACTACTAGGCTTGCAGATGTAGCTTATGACTTGGGCGATTATTCTGTTGCAATGAGTTTTCTGGATGAGGACAATAGTTGGCTTCTATTTTGTCAAAATGCATTTGCAGAGCAACAAGGTTGCCCTCCTGAGTTGGAGGAGACTGCAAAGAAGATAGTTTCACGGTGCAAAGGACTTCCCCTAGCAATTGTTGTTATCGGAGGCCATCTGAGGAAGTCCCCAACGGCTCTTGCCTACTGGGAGAATGTTGCacaatcaattttgtattctaCAGGGAACTATGAGCAATGCTTGAATGTGTTATCTTTGAGTTATCGATACTTGCCTGCTCATCTAAAGCCATGTTTCCTACTCCTTGGAGCATTTCCAGAAGATGAACAGATTTATGCAGAGGATGTTCTTAAACTTTGGATTGCTGAAGGATTTATACAACATTGTGACGATTTCAGCCTGGAAGAGGTTGCAGCGGATTATTTATGGGATCTTCATTTGAGAAATCTCATAATAATGGATTGGTTGGACTATAAGGGAGACATATCTGTATTTAAAGTACATGATATAGTAAGAGAATTGTGCCTACAAACTGCCAAGAAAGATGAGTTTTTATCAGTGTTTGAAACTTCAGGAGGCATAACTAGGGAGCGTCGGGTTTTAATCAATGGAGAGGTGAATCATGAAACAATAAACAATctgaatgacttgaaattgtTGAGAACATTGAGTAACGTTTTTATGACATTCATAA TAATTGCACCTTATGGGATTTGGGAGATGGTACAGCTTAGGCAGATTGAGGTCAACATGATTTGTCTCATTGATCCTCTGGGCTTGGATGAAGCAAATCGCATGGTTATGAGAAATCTATACACACTTTTCAAAGTGGAGAATTTCAGGCTTAGTGAAGAGGCTTGCAAGAGAATCCCCAATGTCAGACGACTAGAGTTATCCTATTGTGATGAAGTAAGTTGGTATTACTGTCCCCGCAATCTTGGCTGCCTTAGTCAGCTGCAATCCCTAGCATTGAAGTTCGACGGCAATTCCAAGTGGCGTGAGTTCGCTACGAACCTCACTTTCGCAAGTTCTCTCCTATCGCTGAGTTTAATTGGCTGTGGTGTTGATTGGGAAGAGTTGACAATGATGGTTGGATCATTGCCTCATCTTGAAAAGCTTTTATTGCGGAAAAATTCGGTCATTGGATCTGTTTGGACCCCTGTTGAGGGCAAATTCTGTCACTTGAAATCCTTGACTATTAATGCTTGTGGTGATTTAGTTTGTTGGAATGCTGACAACTCCCATTTTCCAGTCCTCGAACAACTTCATCTAGAAAATTTGTGTAAATTGATTGAGTTCCCTTCAGGCATAGGAGAAATAGCAACGCTCGAAGatattgttttgaaattttgcagCGCATCTTCGAGCATTTCAGCAATGAGAACATTGGTAGAGCAAGAGGAGCTTGGTAATGAGAGCCTTCAACTTATTGTATGTTTTCGGGGTAACGTGGAAGCAGTGGAGAGCTTCAAGAAGGAGGTTGAAGAAGAGGGTCTCACCAGCAGTACTAATTTGTCCCTGCATTTCAGAACTTCCAAATAA
- the LOC125193328 gene encoding putative late blight resistance protein homolog R1B-23 isoform X1, with protein MAAAFAALVSLQNDLCLIYDHPNYTFEEEQINSLWDIVWFLIDFMESYDNSHGARRETAEALEMRIACAAQVAKDVIEAHMVHQIRCGNTQSSRFLLDLHKATQGMDYMRRKASIVSSQSGLLEPSKNSLSSPSTKSTPLLSSSMVGFDDIVLPLLHLLTRGPLSRRVIPIEGMGGIGKTTLAINAFQHPYIVQHFDVCLWATISQEYSIHKILSQLLSCLKRSTSGTVDEMRERLYKSLFGQRYLIVLDDLWNLKAWDDMNVKSLFPDTNNGSRVVVTTRLADVAYDLGDYSVAMSFLDEDNSWLLFCQNAFAEQQGCPPELEETAKKIVSRCKGLPLAIVVIGGHLRKSPTALAYWENVAQSILYSTGNYEQCLNVLSLSYRYLPAHLKPCFLLLGAFPEDEQIYAEDVLKLWIAEGFIQHCDDFSLEEVAADYLWDLHLRNLIIMDWLDYKGDISVFKVHDIVRELCLQTAKKDEFLSVFETSGGITRERRVLINGEVNHETINNLNDLKLLRTLSNVFMTFISESIFQHVNLRYLNVNLVYIPSRIFYYLPSSISFLWNLQILTIFVPNQSIVIAPYGIWEMVQLRQIEVNMICLIDPLGLDEANRMVMRNLYTLFKVENFRLSEEACKRIPNVRRLELSYCDEVSWYYCPRNLGCLSQLQSLALKFDGNSKWREFATNLTFASSLLSLSLIGCGVDWEELTMMVGSLPHLEKLLLRKNSVIGSVWTPVEGKFCHLKSLTINACGDLVCWNADNSHFPVLEQLHLENLCKLIEFPSGIGEIATLEDIVLKFCSASSSISAMRTLVEQEELGNESLQLIVCFRGNVEAVESFKKEVEEEGLTSSTNLSLHFRTSK; from the coding sequence ATGGCAGCAGCTTTCGCAGCTCTAGTTTCTCTTCAAAATGATCTCTGCCTCATCTACGATCACCCCAACTATACCTTTGAGGAAGAACAGATTAACTCCCTTTGGGATATTGTCTGGTTCCTGATCGATTTCATGGAAAGCTACGACAATTCCCATGGTGCCAGAAGAGAAACAGCAGAAGCTTTAGAGATGCGAATCGCATGCGCAGCTCAAGTGGCAAAAGATGTGATCGAAGCACATATGGTCCATCAGATCCGTTGTGGAAATACGCAATCATCTCGTTTCCTGCTGGATCTGCACAAAGCAACCCAAGGAATGGATTACATGAGAAGAAAGGCATCAATCGTCAGTTCGCAAAGTGGATTGTTGGAGCCCTCCAAAAATTCATTATCATCACCGTCCACGAAGTCAACGCCTCTTCTAAGCTCTTCCATGGTCGGATTTGATGATATCGTACTTCCACTTCTGCATCTTCTCACCAGAGGTCCCTTGAGTCGAAGAGTCATCCCCATCGAAGGCATGGGTGGAATTGGTAAGACTACTCTTGCCATAAATGCATTTCAACATCCATATATAGTGCAACACTTTGATGTTTGCCTTTGGGCAACAATATCTCAAGAGTATAGCATTCACAAAATCTTGTCACAACTCTTGTCTTGTCTGAAACGATCCACTAGTGGAACTGTTGATGAGATGCGAGAAAGGTTATACAAGAGTTTATTCGGACAAAGGTATTTGATTGTTCTAGATGATTTGTGGAACCTCAAAGCCTGGGATGATATGAATGTTAAATCCTTGTTTCCGGATACAAACAATGGAAGCCGAGTAGTGGTGACTACTAGGCTTGCAGATGTAGCTTATGACTTGGGCGATTATTCTGTTGCAATGAGTTTTCTGGATGAGGACAATAGTTGGCTTCTATTTTGTCAAAATGCATTTGCAGAGCAACAAGGTTGCCCTCCTGAGTTGGAGGAGACTGCAAAGAAGATAGTTTCACGGTGCAAAGGACTTCCCCTAGCAATTGTTGTTATCGGAGGCCATCTGAGGAAGTCCCCAACGGCTCTTGCCTACTGGGAGAATGTTGCacaatcaattttgtattctaCAGGGAACTATGAGCAATGCTTGAATGTGTTATCTTTGAGTTATCGATACTTGCCTGCTCATCTAAAGCCATGTTTCCTACTCCTTGGAGCATTTCCAGAAGATGAACAGATTTATGCAGAGGATGTTCTTAAACTTTGGATTGCTGAAGGATTTATACAACATTGTGACGATTTCAGCCTGGAAGAGGTTGCAGCGGATTATTTATGGGATCTTCATTTGAGAAATCTCATAATAATGGATTGGTTGGACTATAAGGGAGACATATCTGTATTTAAAGTACATGATATAGTAAGAGAATTGTGCCTACAAACTGCCAAGAAAGATGAGTTTTTATCAGTGTTTGAAACTTCAGGAGGCATAACTAGGGAGCGTCGGGTTTTAATCAATGGAGAGGTGAATCATGAAACAATAAACAATctgaatgacttgaaattgtTGAGAACATTGAGTAACGTTTTTATGACATTCATAAGTGAGTCTATTTTTCAGCATGTTAACTTGCGGTATCTTAATGTGAATCTTGTTTATATCCCTAGTCggattttttattatcttccCTCGTCGATATCATTTCTTTGGAATCTGCAAATATTAACAATTTTTGTACCAAATCAATCAATAGTAATTGCACCTTATGGGATTTGGGAGATGGTACAGCTTAGGCAGATTGAGGTCAACATGATTTGTCTCATTGATCCTCTGGGCTTGGATGAAGCAAATCGCATGGTTATGAGAAATCTATACACACTTTTCAAAGTGGAGAATTTCAGGCTTAGTGAAGAGGCTTGCAAGAGAATCCCCAATGTCAGACGACTAGAGTTATCCTATTGTGATGAAGTAAGTTGGTATTACTGTCCCCGCAATCTTGGCTGCCTTAGTCAGCTGCAATCCCTAGCATTGAAGTTCGACGGCAATTCCAAGTGGCGTGAGTTCGCTACGAACCTCACTTTCGCAAGTTCTCTCCTATCGCTGAGTTTAATTGGCTGTGGTGTTGATTGGGAAGAGTTGACAATGATGGTTGGATCATTGCCTCATCTTGAAAAGCTTTTATTGCGGAAAAATTCGGTCATTGGATCTGTTTGGACCCCTGTTGAGGGCAAATTCTGTCACTTGAAATCCTTGACTATTAATGCTTGTGGTGATTTAGTTTGTTGGAATGCTGACAACTCCCATTTTCCAGTCCTCGAACAACTTCATCTAGAAAATTTGTGTAAATTGATTGAGTTCCCTTCAGGCATAGGAGAAATAGCAACGCTCGAAGatattgttttgaaattttgcagCGCATCTTCGAGCATTTCAGCAATGAGAACATTGGTAGAGCAAGAGGAGCTTGGTAATGAGAGCCTTCAACTTATTGTATGTTTTCGGGGTAACGTGGAAGCAGTGGAGAGCTTCAAGAAGGAGGTTGAAGAAGAGGGTCTCACCAGCAGTACTAATTTGTCCCTGCATTTCAGAACTTCCAAATAA